A single region of the Myxococcales bacterium genome encodes:
- a CDS encoding DoxX family membrane protein, producing MMSYVPKYGLLPTIARLSGFFLGGIFLYAAVPKIIDAQAFAESIRNYQLVPLWSIGFLARLLPAIEVVVGIALIVGIAQPSAALIASGMLAVFSAGMLQAMARDINLSCGCFGKGDSSPIGWWNILRNLGLIGLALLVVTYRPSRWPWSLRRPHA from the coding sequence ATGATGTCATACGTCCCTAAATATGGATTGCTCCCTACCATCGCTCGGCTTAGCGGCTTTTTTCTGGGCGGCATATTTCTGTACGCGGCGGTCCCAAAGATCATCGATGCTCAGGCATTTGCTGAAAGCATCCGCAACTACCAGCTCGTTCCATTATGGAGCATTGGATTTTTGGCGCGTCTCTTACCCGCTATTGAAGTGGTGGTAGGCATTGCGTTGATCGTAGGCATCGCACAGCCAAGCGCTGCCTTGATTGCCAGCGGCATGCTAGCAGTTTTTTCGGCTGGAATGCTTCAGGCAATGGCGCGGGACATTAATCTCAGTTGCGGCTGTTTTGGAAAGGGAGACAGTAGCCCTATCGGGTGGTGGAACATTCTGAGAAATCTAGGGCTCATCGGGCTCGCGCTTCTTGTCGTGACATACCGGCCGTCTAGATGGCCATGGTCTCTCAGACGTCCCCACGCTTGA
- a CDS encoding rhodanese-like domain-containing protein yields MSIAVNALKLLAVGAALGLVVGLVWGFPSIRDPSVDDALCAGPVHSSPSVRWITPMEARTLLNDPSVRFVDARDADAYQAGHIAGALHMTLAGGIISEKQLARLAGARTVIAYCDTLGSCSASRRLAGLLSVAGLTDVRVLEGGMPAWMDAKFPAQAGSCENC; encoded by the coding sequence ATGTCAATCGCGGTCAATGCGCTTAAGTTGCTGGCGGTGGGTGCAGCGCTGGGACTCGTCGTAGGGCTTGTGTGGGGCTTCCCGAGCATTCGAGATCCAAGCGTCGATGATGCGTTGTGCGCGGGCCCCGTGCATTCATCCCCATCCGTTCGATGGATTACGCCCATGGAGGCGAGGACACTGCTCAATGATCCCAGTGTGCGATTCGTCGATGCACGTGATGCTGATGCGTATCAAGCGGGCCACATCGCAGGAGCCCTTCATATGACATTGGCCGGCGGCATTATTTCCGAAAAGCAATTGGCTCGGCTGGCCGGCGCCCGAACGGTAATTGCTTATTGTGACACTTTGGGTTCCTGCTCAGCCTCGAGAAGACTCGCCGGACTTCTCTCAGTGGCGGGATTGACGGACGTACGCGTTTTGGAAGGCGGCATGCCCGCGTGGATGGATGCCAAGTTCCCCGCACAGGCAGGATCCTGCGAGAACTGTTAA
- a CDS encoding PAS domain-containing sensor histidine kinase, whose amino-acid sequence MKVSTQSRHLSKGTAEEIDGQLRPVIGGLASGIVMCNGEGTIVHVNGEFERMSRYEPGALLGQPLDVLVPARLEKAFKLQRQAYLERKQGHRLCGVDASVLRMDGSEFQVALDVNPIDVQGTPWVIISVADMTERRKVQEDFARIRDEAQRRSREIEQFVYTVSHDLKSPLVTSMSFLAFLKEDLAEGNFTAVHEAIQCLERAHSRMQELIENLMELSRIGHLELQLQPIQTQDFIHSVVQTLAENLRTKHLSIEVSDRLPIIVADPIRFQQIVENLISNALKYGVAGPDPRLKIFSQETDAEILLCFKDNGPGIPAEYHSKVFELFHRLGTDAEGTGVGLTIVSRAMQLHGGKVWIESSVGQGTEFWLAFPKRSDRLD is encoded by the coding sequence ATGAAGGTAAGTACCCAGTCCCGACATTTATCGAAGGGAACCGCCGAGGAGATTGATGGTCAACTACGCCCTGTAATTGGGGGCCTAGCTTCTGGGATCGTGATGTGTAACGGGGAGGGCACCATCGTGCATGTCAACGGTGAGTTCGAGCGGATGTCGCGCTATGAACCCGGGGCGCTTTTGGGGCAGCCCCTCGATGTACTGGTGCCCGCCCGGCTAGAAAAAGCATTCAAGTTGCAACGCCAGGCATATTTGGAGCGCAAGCAGGGGCATCGATTGTGCGGCGTTGATGCCAGTGTTCTCCGGATGGACGGCAGTGAGTTCCAAGTGGCGTTAGATGTAAACCCCATCGACGTGCAGGGGACGCCGTGGGTGATCATATCGGTTGCCGACATGACCGAGCGGCGCAAAGTGCAAGAGGATTTTGCACGCATTCGGGATGAAGCGCAACGCCGGAGTCGGGAGATAGAACAATTTGTGTACACCGTGTCCCACGATCTCAAGTCGCCATTGGTCACCAGTATGTCGTTTCTGGCATTTCTCAAAGAAGACCTAGCGGAAGGAAATTTCACGGCAGTGCATGAGGCCATCCAATGTCTCGAACGGGCCCACAGTCGCATGCAAGAGCTCATCGAGAACTTGATGGAGCTCAGTCGCATTGGGCATCTTGAGTTGCAGCTGCAACCTATCCAAACGCAGGACTTTATTCATAGTGTCGTGCAAACATTGGCGGAAAATCTCAGGACCAAGCACTTAAGCATCGAAGTGTCCGACAGATTGCCGATAATAGTTGCCGATCCGATCCGATTCCAACAGATCGTGGAAAATCTAATCAGCAATGCGCTCAAATACGGAGTTGCAGGGCCTGACCCGCGTTTGAAAATTTTTTCCCAGGAGACGGATGCAGAGATCTTGTTGTGTTTTAAGGACAACGGTCCCGGAATCCCGGCGGAATATCACAGCAAAGTGTTTGAGTTGTTTCATCGTCTTGGAACCGATGCAGAAGGAACGGGAGTTGGGCTGACGATTGTGTCGCGGGCGATGCAGCTCCACGGCGGCAAAGTATGGATAGAGTCGAGCGTGGGCCAAGGAACTGAGTTTTGGCTGGCGTTTCCAAAGCGTTCTGATCGTCTCGACTGA
- a CDS encoding serine/threonine protein kinase → MVSPAGGTRPGAADFEKPVQFGKYVLLDRISIGGMAEVFKAKSEGPEGFEKVIAVKKILPALVKDKEFIAMFVDEAKIAGQLNQENICPIYELGKVGEAYYIAMEHIWGKDLLQIINRFRRMRKFMPPVMVAWIASKVCSALDYAHNKSDSKGMALNIVHRDVSPQNVLVGYEGQVKLIDFGIAKAASRNTRTRAGVLKGKFGYMSPEQVRGAELDPRSDIFTVGTCMWEMAVCSRLFLGESDFSTLEKVRRAKVVNPSSKVPGFPPELEAIIMRALEREPGTRFQSAREMQESLQHYLRQQTPPYGTSTLASWMKTAFTQEVTLERERFDKIMGAVNHPSDFSAAAIAVGGKSGRTSENSPNSSTVKLDSSEIKLDEFEGETAPEGAVMGRRGNSDNSLMLDQPTFIFFSAPPRATSPVEGESMRRPLPAPPPVPEASSIPLKEQTPAMPGRPYMPPSKAAIQVDKDGSWKKAVKPRHEPSASWKIPAMDGPLGGAGLIAQSASSRKRKRIPRVALLALLGAVLLGGVGWGVNVWFLVPHDGALTVRTVPPTKAAVLIDGKIVGHSPLHLREIKAGMHQLEIRAEGFARVVRRVHIKSDWMAELEFALTPLDRPQPARADLKAALPIPPKEAAQSNKQAAAPQETPAEIPAETPTPERAEEDSAAGGPYGYLTLRSSPSSRIYVDGVDTKKSTPERRLRLSAGVHRIELRMRDGRVQAFDVHIRAGERTRVKRTF, encoded by the coding sequence ATGGTATCACCGGCAGGGGGCACAAGGCCGGGAGCAGCGGATTTTGAAAAACCGGTGCAGTTCGGCAAGTATGTGTTGCTGGATCGCATCAGCATTGGCGGCATGGCGGAGGTCTTCAAAGCCAAGTCGGAGGGCCCTGAAGGCTTCGAAAAGGTAATTGCTGTCAAGAAGATTCTGCCGGCACTTGTCAAAGACAAGGAGTTCATCGCGATGTTTGTCGATGAAGCCAAGATCGCTGGCCAACTGAATCAAGAAAACATTTGTCCCATCTACGAGCTCGGCAAAGTGGGGGAGGCCTACTACATTGCGATGGAGCACATTTGGGGCAAGGACCTGCTTCAGATCATCAACCGTTTCCGGCGCATGAGAAAGTTTATGCCACCTGTGATGGTGGCTTGGATTGCTTCGAAAGTGTGTTCCGCTCTCGATTACGCACATAACAAAAGCGATTCAAAGGGGATGGCACTGAACATCGTTCATCGAGACGTTTCTCCTCAGAACGTTCTTGTGGGTTACGAAGGACAGGTCAAACTGATTGATTTTGGAATTGCAAAAGCGGCGTCCCGCAACACGCGGACGAGGGCCGGCGTGCTAAAAGGCAAGTTCGGCTACATGAGTCCAGAACAAGTGCGCGGTGCAGAACTCGACCCCCGCTCGGATATTTTTACGGTGGGAACCTGCATGTGGGAAATGGCGGTTTGTAGCCGACTATTTTTAGGTGAAAGCGACTTTTCGACCCTGGAGAAGGTGCGACGGGCCAAGGTGGTCAATCCGTCTTCCAAGGTGCCAGGGTTTCCCCCGGAACTCGAGGCGATAATCATGCGCGCTCTTGAGAGGGAGCCCGGGACCAGGTTCCAATCTGCACGGGAGATGCAGGAATCGTTACAGCATTATCTGCGACAACAAACACCTCCTTACGGAACTTCTACCTTGGCGTCATGGATGAAGACTGCTTTCACCCAAGAAGTGACACTTGAACGTGAACGCTTCGATAAAATCATGGGCGCGGTGAACCATCCGAGCGATTTCAGTGCGGCGGCGATAGCGGTCGGTGGAAAATCCGGTCGAACCTCAGAGAACTCTCCCAACTCAAGCACGGTTAAGCTTGACAGCAGTGAAATCAAACTGGACGAATTTGAGGGAGAGACGGCCCCCGAGGGTGCGGTGATGGGGCGAAGGGGCAACTCGGACAATTCATTGATGCTCGATCAGCCCACGTTCATTTTCTTTAGCGCGCCGCCAAGAGCGACATCCCCGGTAGAGGGAGAGTCGATGAGGCGGCCCCTTCCGGCCCCGCCGCCCGTTCCAGAGGCCTCTTCAATTCCTTTAAAAGAGCAGACCCCGGCGATGCCAGGGCGTCCCTACATGCCACCCTCGAAGGCGGCTATCCAGGTGGACAAAGACGGATCGTGGAAAAAAGCCGTAAAGCCTCGGCACGAGCCCAGTGCTTCCTGGAAGATCCCGGCCATGGATGGACCATTGGGAGGTGCAGGGCTAATTGCCCAGAGCGCTTCATCGCGCAAACGGAAACGCATCCCGCGGGTCGCGTTACTTGCGCTTCTTGGCGCTGTGTTGCTTGGTGGAGTCGGGTGGGGCGTCAATGTGTGGTTTCTCGTGCCACACGATGGCGCGCTCACCGTTCGCACAGTTCCGCCGACGAAGGCGGCTGTTCTCATTGATGGCAAGATCGTTGGCCACAGCCCTCTGCATCTCCGTGAGATAAAAGCAGGCATGCATCAACTGGAAATACGCGCCGAAGGCTTTGCGCGAGTGGTCCGACGGGTCCACATCAAATCCGATTGGATGGCCGAGCTAGAGTTCGCACTGACGCCCTTGGATAGGCCCCAACCCGCCCGCGCCGATCTGAAAGCTGCCCTCCCCATTCCTCCAAAGGAGGCAGCCCAATCGAATAAACAGGCAGCCGCCCCACAGGAAACCCCCGCCGAAATCCCCGCTGAAACCCCAACGCCGGAGCGCGCGGAAGAAGACTCCGCCGCGGGTGGGCCCTACGGGTATCTTACGCTTCGCTCAAGTCCCTCATCACGCATCTACGTGGATGGGGTGGACACAAAAAAAAGCACGCCAGAACGACGACTTCGTTTGAGTGCTGGCGTGCATCGCATTGAGTTGCGCATGAGGGATGGACGGGTTCAAGCATTTGATGTGCACATCCGGGCGGGCGAGCGCACTCGTGTCAAAAGAACATTTTAA
- a CDS encoding TIGR04552 family protein, with the protein MQSLRNLDAFRLADLEAIRIVLRGGSVIDWHRLNFQTDEEIDAFIRVQEFDPDDPKDLARIDAIRDESISYLRRHFDFPIPKPVAQASLKELLRLTCSKGHRQLCACTILKTMHIIHHLQARELLFMLPVSDQEVFQMVEEKVYKVIGSMLARGFPITEFIGGRKNKDSLYTKLLSKQETVAAQVYDKLRFRIVTRSEEDLFPTLNYLTTYLFPFNYIIPGQSTNTLLDFWDYCETQPRLRKLMPDLQLSTDLEEKVRALDNRFTASSYKVMTFVVDLPICLKPELLEQAPAAAEKLGRVIFSQTEFQVIDRTADQSNEIGDASHTAYKHRQKHAVMRRLKLGLKSSPNND; encoded by the coding sequence ATGCAGTCCCTGAGAAACCTTGACGCATTTCGCCTGGCCGACCTCGAAGCTATCCGCATTGTGCTTCGAGGCGGGTCAGTTATCGACTGGCATCGTCTGAACTTCCAAACAGACGAAGAGATCGACGCGTTCATCCGGGTTCAAGAATTCGATCCGGATGATCCAAAGGATCTAGCGCGTATCGACGCCATTCGAGACGAATCGATTAGTTATCTACGTCGGCATTTCGATTTTCCAATACCAAAACCGGTAGCGCAGGCGAGCCTTAAAGAGCTCTTACGCCTCACCTGCTCTAAGGGCCATCGCCAGCTGTGCGCATGCACCATTCTCAAAACCATGCACATTATTCACCATTTGCAAGCGCGAGAGCTCTTATTCATGTTGCCCGTCTCGGACCAAGAGGTTTTCCAAATGGTCGAAGAGAAAGTCTACAAAGTTATCGGCTCAATGTTGGCTAGAGGCTTTCCAATCACCGAATTCATAGGGGGCCGCAAAAATAAGGACTCCTTGTACACCAAGTTGTTATCAAAACAAGAGACAGTCGCGGCGCAAGTATATGACAAGCTCCGGTTTCGCATCGTCACTCGAAGCGAGGAAGATCTGTTCCCAACCCTTAATTATTTGACCACTTATCTTTTCCCATTTAACTACATCATCCCGGGTCAATCTACGAATACATTGCTCGATTTTTGGGACTACTGTGAGACGCAACCGAGGCTCCGCAAACTAATGCCCGACTTACAGCTCTCTACTGATTTAGAAGAAAAAGTGCGCGCGTTGGATAATCGTTTCACCGCCAGCAGCTACAAGGTCATGACATTCGTGGTGGATTTGCCCATTTGTCTTAAACCGGAACTCCTCGAACAGGCGCCTGCTGCGGCCGAAAAACTCGGGCGCGTGATTTTCTCACAGACCGAATTCCAGGTGATTGACCGAACAGCGGATCAATCCAACGAAATAGGCGATGCCAGTCACACGGCCTATAAACACCGGCAGAAGCATGCAGTTATGCGCCGGCTAAAACTCGGCCTTAAGTCCTCCCCAAACAACGATTAA
- the lon gene encoding endopeptidase La, protein MSTLSDSASLEALAILPLRDTVVFPAAVLPIHIAREPSIKLIDMLLRRPHRIMGVVAQRGNRSDFPAYDQIYHVGTLVRLLKVIRLHKGNYSVVIQGVGRIKLLGEVEGAPYLQAGVERVPESTIRDEEIDALAVHLREIARSVFSGQSQVSQEASTMLDKIKDPGSLADLVTSHLPLSAETKQHVLEAFDLRHRLRTVVEALGRHQEVSRVKEEISTIVQQEMTSSQRDQLLRQQMRTIRRELGDSDESEDELDALEEKLSHVSLPDEAYAMAKKQLSRLRIMSSQSAEFHVGRAHLEWLLELPWNTSVPERIDIAEVRCVLDEDHYGLERIKKRILEHIAVRKLRTDAKGPLLCLAGPPGVGKTSLGKSIARAMGRPFVRVSLGGVQDEAEIRGHRRTYVGSLPGRIVSALRKVGANNPVMVLDEIDKLSSESRGSPASALLEVLDPEQNYAFLDNYIEVPVDLRKILFIATANRKDTIPHALLDRFEVVDIPGYTREEKLAIAEQFLMPKQLSEHGLSPERLEVSKEALDFIVDCYTREAGVRGLERQLASLCRDVAFRVASGDEVNVAGTEAYVQKVLGPPPYQLQMPEREIQPGLATALSWTPAGGDLMFVESSRMPGRGNIHLTGQMGKIMKESVATAFTYIRARASSLGLNDDFLTRIDVHVHLPQGAVQKDGASAGVAIYASLASMLMKTSLRGDVGMIGEISLRGSVLRAERVKEKCLAAHRARLTRILLPRLNEPDLDEVPTHVRNDLDIRLISKVDEVLPLVMQERVLS, encoded by the coding sequence ATGAGCACTTTGTCGGACTCAGCCTCGCTCGAAGCGCTTGCAATCCTGCCACTCCGTGACACGGTCGTCTTTCCGGCTGCTGTCCTGCCTATCCATATTGCCCGTGAGCCGTCGATCAAACTGATTGACATGCTGTTGAGACGTCCCCATCGCATCATGGGCGTCGTGGCGCAGCGTGGCAATCGATCCGATTTCCCTGCCTACGATCAAATTTATCACGTCGGAACTTTGGTCAGGCTGCTCAAGGTCATACGGCTACATAAGGGCAACTACAGCGTGGTGATTCAGGGGGTGGGCCGCATTAAGCTGCTGGGCGAGGTCGAAGGTGCACCTTACCTTCAGGCGGGCGTCGAGCGCGTGCCAGAGTCGACCATTCGAGACGAAGAGATTGACGCCCTTGCGGTGCATTTGCGCGAAATCGCTCGCAGCGTGTTTAGCGGTCAAAGCCAGGTAAGCCAGGAAGCCTCCACGATGCTGGACAAGATTAAAGATCCTGGGTCCTTGGCCGACCTTGTGACTTCGCATTTGCCGCTTTCCGCAGAGACGAAGCAACATGTCTTAGAAGCGTTTGATCTAAGGCACCGCCTGCGGACGGTGGTTGAAGCGCTCGGTCGCCATCAGGAGGTTTCAAGGGTCAAAGAGGAGATTTCCACAATCGTCCAACAAGAGATGACAAGCTCCCAGCGCGATCAGTTATTGCGCCAACAGATGCGTACAATACGGCGGGAGTTGGGTGACAGCGACGAATCGGAAGACGAACTGGATGCGCTCGAAGAGAAGTTGAGCCATGTCTCATTACCCGATGAAGCATATGCCATGGCCAAAAAGCAGCTCTCTCGCTTGCGAATCATGTCTTCCCAATCTGCGGAGTTTCACGTGGGTCGTGCCCATCTTGAATGGCTCTTGGAGCTGCCGTGGAATACCAGCGTCCCCGAGCGTATCGACATTGCTGAGGTACGGTGTGTGCTCGACGAAGATCACTATGGTCTTGAGCGCATCAAGAAGCGAATACTGGAGCATATTGCGGTCAGAAAATTACGTACTGATGCAAAGGGTCCCCTATTATGCCTCGCGGGCCCACCGGGAGTCGGCAAAACCTCGCTCGGAAAGTCGATTGCCCGAGCGATGGGCAGGCCATTCGTCCGTGTTTCACTGGGAGGTGTCCAAGACGAAGCAGAGATTCGTGGCCATCGCAGGACTTATGTCGGTTCCTTGCCCGGCCGAATTGTCAGCGCGTTGCGGAAGGTCGGCGCCAATAATCCAGTCATGGTGCTCGATGAAATTGACAAGCTGTCTTCCGAGTCGCGGGGTTCGCCAGCGAGCGCGCTATTAGAGGTTCTCGATCCGGAGCAGAACTATGCTTTTCTTGATAACTATATTGAGGTGCCTGTTGATCTGCGCAAGATACTATTTATCGCGACAGCCAATCGTAAGGACACCATTCCTCACGCCCTCCTGGATCGGTTTGAGGTCGTTGATATCCCCGGCTACACTCGAGAGGAAAAGTTGGCCATAGCAGAGCAGTTTCTCATGCCAAAGCAACTATCCGAGCACGGACTTAGCCCTGAGCGCCTCGAGGTATCAAAAGAGGCGCTCGATTTCATTGTGGATTGCTACACACGCGAGGCAGGCGTAAGAGGGCTAGAGCGTCAGTTGGCATCCCTATGCCGGGACGTGGCATTTCGCGTGGCATCCGGCGATGAAGTGAACGTCGCTGGCACAGAGGCGTACGTGCAGAAGGTTCTGGGTCCGCCTCCATATCAGTTGCAGATGCCCGAGCGTGAGATTCAACCCGGGCTGGCCACAGCGCTATCTTGGACGCCAGCGGGCGGGGATTTGATGTTCGTGGAATCTTCTCGCATGCCCGGGCGCGGCAATATTCACCTAACTGGGCAAATGGGTAAGATCATGAAGGAGTCTGTCGCCACTGCCTTCACTTATATTCGCGCGCGCGCTTCCTCGCTCGGGTTAAACGACGACTTTCTAACTCGCATCGACGTACATGTACATCTGCCGCAAGGCGCTGTTCAGAAAGATGGCGCGAGCGCAGGGGTGGCCATCTATGCCTCCCTTGCCTCGATGTTGATGAAAACCTCCTTGCGAGGGGATGTCGGCATGATCGGCGAAATTTCGCTACGGGGTTCGGTGCTGCGTGCGGAGCGAGTTAAGGAGAAATGCCTGGCCGCCCACCGCGCACGCTTGACGAGGATACTGTTGCCACGACTCAATGAGCCCGATCTCGACGAAGTGCCGACTCACGTGCGTAATGACTTGGATATTCGTCTGATATCCAAGGTTGACGAAGTGCTGCCTTTAGTGATGCAAGAGCGGGTGTTGTCGTAG
- a CDS encoding biopolymer transporter ExbD, giving the protein MADGTAKMSEVKRIVRRKLRKREEASENFLNIYPMMDMMTILLVFMVMQFSVTSADVVQTQQLQIPYSTSEREAIENTAIMISRQAITLEGKSLIPLKDGQIDASYKQGGGNGFLITPLFTALERRREELEKIAQFRKQRFSGEVRIVADKRTPFRTLSEVIYSCGQAQFAQMRFVVLRNEAASGSGKQGS; this is encoded by the coding sequence GTGGCAGACGGCACCGCCAAGATGTCAGAGGTCAAAAGGATCGTGCGGCGCAAATTGCGTAAGCGCGAGGAAGCCAGCGAGAATTTCCTCAATATTTATCCCATGATGGATATGATGACCATCCTGCTGGTTTTCATGGTCATGCAGTTTTCCGTGACCTCCGCCGACGTGGTGCAGACGCAACAACTTCAAATTCCTTACTCAACCTCCGAGCGCGAAGCCATAGAGAACACCGCTATTATGATTTCGCGTCAGGCGATCACTCTGGAGGGCAAGAGTTTAATTCCATTAAAGGACGGCCAAATAGACGCGAGTTACAAACAGGGCGGCGGCAATGGCTTTCTTATCACGCCCTTGTTCACTGCGCTTGAGCGCCGCCGCGAGGAACTGGAGAAGATTGCGCAGTTTCGCAAGCAACGGTTCTCCGGCGAAGTACGTATTGTTGCAGACAAGCGCACGCCGTTTCGCACACTCTCGGAAGTCATATATTCATGTGGGCAAGCTCAGTTTGCTCAAATGCGATTTGTGGTGTTGAGAAATGAAGCTGCCTCAGGTAGCGGCAAACAGGGGTCTTAG
- a CDS encoding biopolymer transporter ExbD: MAELTPRQRLYVRKRTKVVELDPSEVAGELNIIPFLDVVVNIIMFLLATTISAIVISQIDAQLPTLSISAGRASGTDSALNLSVTITEAGVVVAGSGGKLAPGCAVTALGAIITVPKRNGRYDWKGLSQCVARVKAEPRFADETQVIVTANPLIEYEHVVNAMDAVRGDKQQVLFPDVLLSAGVR; this comes from the coding sequence ATGGCCGAACTCACACCCAGGCAACGTCTTTACGTTCGCAAGCGTACGAAGGTCGTCGAGCTTGACCCCTCGGAGGTAGCCGGCGAACTGAACATCATTCCTTTTCTCGATGTGGTGGTGAATATCATCATGTTCCTTTTGGCAACCACCATCTCTGCAATCGTGATTTCTCAAATCGACGCGCAGCTTCCTACGTTAAGCATTAGTGCTGGGCGCGCCTCGGGAACTGATAGCGCCCTAAATCTTAGCGTGACTATCACCGAAGCCGGGGTAGTGGTGGCGGGCTCAGGCGGAAAGCTTGCGCCAGGTTGCGCTGTCACCGCGCTAGGCGCCATCATTACCGTTCCCAAACGCAATGGTCGTTACGATTGGAAGGGTCTCTCTCAATGCGTGGCCCGAGTAAAGGCTGAACCACGATTCGCCGATGAAACTCAAGTGATCGTAACGGCGAATCCTCTTATTGAGTACGAACATGTGGTCAATGCAATGGATGCAGTGCGGGGAGATAAGCAGCAAGTGTTGTTTCCAGACGTTTTATTATCCGCTGGCGTACGATAG
- a CDS encoding MotA/TolQ/ExbB proton channel family protein: MEKIGQFLADGAPFSYVNIGILALVIGIIAERLYYILTNYRVNSHELMAQIRKLVQAGNIDRAIKLTDAAPLPLLQVVKSGLTQVNRGEEAVIASMDEKMAEVVPALEKRIGSLWSFANIATLIGLLGTIKGMIVSFSAVADSNASERAAKLSGGISEAMYNTALGLGIAVLCMIFHLFLHGMAKRHKHELEHATMKLENMLTLKGRAVE, encoded by the coding sequence ATGGAGAAAATAGGACAGTTCCTAGCAGACGGTGCTCCGTTTTCCTATGTGAATATCGGTATCTTAGCTCTCGTCATTGGCATCATCGCTGAACGCCTTTACTACATACTCACAAATTATCGAGTGAACTCCCATGAGCTCATGGCGCAGATCCGCAAACTCGTTCAGGCCGGAAATATCGACCGCGCCATCAAACTCACAGATGCAGCACCCCTGCCCCTCTTGCAGGTCGTGAAGTCAGGCCTTACACAAGTCAACCGGGGCGAAGAGGCAGTAATCGCTTCAATGGACGAGAAAATGGCCGAGGTTGTGCCAGCGCTTGAAAAGCGCATTGGATCACTTTGGTCGTTTGCGAACATCGCCACGCTCATCGGATTGCTTGGCACCATCAAGGGGATGATTGTTTCCTTCTCCGCTGTGGCAGACTCCAACGCTTCTGAACGAGCCGCCAAATTGTCCGGCGGTATTTCGGAGGCGATGTACAACACCGCTCTGGGACTGGGCATTGCGGTTCTATGCATGATTTTTCATCTGTTTCTCCATGGGATGGCAAAGCGGCACAAGCACGAGCTCGAACATGCCACCATGAAGCTTGAAAACATGCTTACTCTAAAAGGGCGCGCGGTAGAATAG
- a CDS encoding MotA/TolQ/ExbB proton channel family protein: MNLAQSFQEGGAFMYPILFWQILSIGFIAERAYYLYKSSINKDVFLATMQKCILAGDVGRAIKLCSAANAPLARIVKAGLLKVNRPDAEVQAALDEEALRELPKIERRTPYLALFANLSMLSGLLGTVWGLITAFKGVAGADATSKATILAKGISEAMNCTAFGLMAAIIALVGFAILNGKTQRMLDDINAATVQVLNLVVNNRSKVDLSGVHAA; this comes from the coding sequence ATGAACTTGGCGCAGAGCTTTCAAGAGGGCGGGGCATTTATGTACCCGATTTTGTTTTGGCAGATCCTGTCCATCGGATTTATTGCTGAACGGGCTTACTACCTTTACAAGTCTTCCATTAATAAAGACGTTTTTTTGGCGACCATGCAGAAGTGCATCCTTGCTGGAGATGTGGGCAGGGCCATCAAATTGTGCTCGGCAGCAAACGCACCCTTGGCGCGCATCGTTAAGGCCGGGTTGCTGAAGGTCAACCGCCCAGATGCAGAAGTGCAAGCGGCACTGGATGAGGAGGCGCTCCGAGAGCTTCCAAAGATCGAGAGGCGGACACCCTATTTGGCATTGTTTGCTAACCTTTCCATGCTTTCCGGACTCTTGGGCACGGTTTGGGGTTTGATCACAGCCTTCAAGGGGGTTGCCGGTGCCGATGCCACATCAAAAGCCACGATTTTGGCCAAAGGTATTTCCGAGGCCATGAACTGCACGGCATTCGGATTGATGGCTGCGATCATTGCATTGGTCGGATTTGCCATACTCAACGGTAAGACCCAGCGCATGCTTGATGACATCAATGCTGCGACCGTCCAGGTGCTCAACCTCGTGGTGAACAATCGCTCCAAGGTGGATCTTTCGGGAGTCCATGCGGCGTAA
- a CDS encoding biopolymer transporter ExbD produces MAGISSGAGGHGGKKSVDHEIPLIPFIDLLLCCVMFLLVTAVWNQLARINANQQQPGINTPDAPPPEEKVMLFVKVQSSGYVLASSMGDEIQLPKVGDGYDLEGLRDKLTERKRLEPNRKDIIVAPEDGVAYRDVVAVMDMVVGQGYPDMALRDGSTL; encoded by the coding sequence ATGGCGGGCATTAGCAGCGGCGCGGGCGGTCATGGAGGGAAGAAATCGGTGGATCATGAGATCCCGCTCATTCCCTTTATTGACTTGCTTCTCTGCTGCGTCATGTTCTTGCTGGTCACTGCGGTATGGAATCAGCTGGCTCGCATCAATGCCAATCAGCAGCAACCAGGAATTAACACTCCGGACGCCCCCCCACCTGAAGAAAAGGTGATGTTGTTTGTCAAGGTCCAGAGTAGCGGTTATGTGCTGGCAAGTAGTATGGGTGATGAAATCCAATTACCCAAGGTGGGTGATGGCTACGACTTAGAGGGATTGCGGGACAAACTGACCGAACGCAAGCGGCTCGAGCCCAATCGCAAGGACATCATCGTGGCGCCCGAAGATGGGGTCGCTTATCGAGATGTGGTGGCCGTGATGGATATGGTTGTCGGACAGGGGTATCCCGACATGGCATTGCGGGACGGCTCGACCCTATAG